TTTCTCAAAATCGTTCTTACAGGGTGATTTTGCCGATGGTTACTCAAACCAAACAACAGGTTCGTTTAACTCGTGGTTTGCCCGCGATGTTGATATGAGCAAATTGAAAGAATTAAAAGATCTGCAAACAACAAGTGGATACCACGCATCGTGGAACTACTGGGGACCTTTTTATTCAACTTATTTTGGTACTGAAAAAGCTGCCTTCTGGTTTAACCCATACTGGTACCTGCAAGAGTATCGTAACGAAAGAGATCGTATCCGTTTATTGGCAGATGTACATGCTACATATAACTTTAACGAAAACTGGAATGTTAAAGTAAATGCATCAACCAACTTGTACAACTACAAGCAATTCTGGAAAGTACCATATTCGATTGAAGCTGCAGCTGATCCTGATTTCTATAATACATGGAACTCTGGTTTTGGTAACACCCGTCAAACGGAGATGGAGAATAACTACAATGCGATGGTTAACTACCAGAACGAATTCGGCGACTTTGATATTGACGCTACTGCCGGTACGACTTACCGTACAAACGAATACGACCGTTTCAGAGCTAATATGCCAACTGATAGTAAAACACAAGGATTAGTTTTGCCTGATGTTTATACCTACAGTAACACAAAGTTGCCTGTAACTGCCGAAACTTACAAGTGGGAAAAGAAAGTAGTTAGTGCTTATGCAAGAGCTTCTGTAGGCTGGAGAGATATGGTATTTGTAGATGGTACCTATCGTCAGGACTGGAGTTCTGCACTGCCTGAAGGTAAAAACGGTTATGGTTATCCATCAATTGGTTCTTCATTCATTTTTACCGAGTTAATTGACGACGACTCAATTCTTTCTTTCGGTAAATTACGTGCAGGTTGGGCACAGGTTGGTAACGACTTGGCTGCTATGCGTTTGAACCAGGTTTATCCTCTGTCAACCAGCCCGTATATGGGAGCACCACAGATGTATACCAACACTCAAATGGTAGATCCAAACATCAAGCCATCATTGAATACATCAATGGAATTTGGTTTTGATGCAAAATTTCTGAACAACAGAGCAGGTATTAGCTTTACTTACTTTAATGAGGTTCGCGAAGATGAGATTATTCCTATCACCATGTCTTCTGCAACAGGTAATACTTCATTCTTAACCAATGCCGGTAAATCAAAACGTGATGGTATTGAATTAGTATTGGACGGAACCCCGGTACAAACTGATGACCTGGTTTGGAATATCTCGGTTAACTTTGGTACAAGTAACCCGGTAGTTGAAGAACTTCCTGGTGGATTAACTTCAATGAATGCTCCTGGTGGAACTGACGATTGGGGTAATGTTCGCGTGGTGCACGAATTAGATGGTGACTGGGGACAGTTAAGAGGCCGTACTATTCGTACCGACGACAACGGAAATTATGTAATTAATGCTGCAACCGGTACTTATGCATACGATACTGACCATTACTATGGTTCTATCCTTCCTGATTTTACCGGTGGTGTTTTTAACTCGTTAACTATTAAAAAGCTGGTTAATATTTCAGCTTCTATCGACTTCCAGAAAGGTGGTAAATTTTTCTCACTTTCTGAAATGTGGTCAGGTTATTCAGGTTTAACAGCAGAAACTGCTGCTCTTAACAACAATGGCAAAAACATTCGTGATGCAATTGAAGATGGTGGTGGTGTACACATTACTGGTGTAGATACTGATGGCAATCCATACGACGGTTACCTGGATGCAGTAACTTACTTCGCCCAGTTCCAGGATAACGCAATTGCTACTCCTTATGTACACGATGCAAGCTACATTAAACTAAGAGATGTAAGTGTAACAGTTAACCTTCCTAGAAAATGGATGAGCAACGTATTTATTAATTCTGCTTCGGTTGGTTTCGTTGGACGTAACCTTTGGATGATTGCTGTTGCAGATGATAACGTACACGGTTGGGACCCTTCAGAATTGTCGGAAGCTTACGGTGAAAACGCTGGTCTGCCAGGTACAAGAAGTTATGGTTTCAATGTTAAATTAACTTTTTAATTGAATAAAACATGAAAAAGATATTTATAGCATTATTAAGTATTGTGTTGCTGAGCACCGGGTGCGACGACATCGACTTCGGCGATACAGATCAAAATGTGAATGGTCCGGCAGAGGCGAGCACATCGGCACTATTGTCTGGTGCCATCACAAATTTTAGTACCCGTCAGGGTAGACCTTACCGAATTACTCCAACATTAAATGTACAGTATTTAGTGCAGTTGGTGTATAACCAGGAAATGTTGTATGCCGACGGAGCCGGTTTCTGGCAGTCGTACTACGTACAAACAGCCTCAAACTGTCAAACAGTTATCGATATTTGTAACGATCCTGAAAAAGCTACTGATCCAACAGTATTGGCCAACGGAGCTATTGAAAATCAGAAAGCTGTTGCCATGATTTTTAAATCGGTAATCTTTAAACGTGTAACCGACCTTTTTGGAGATGTACCTTATACCGAGGCATTAAATTCAGATATTCTGACTCCGGTATACGACGACCAAAAGAAAGTTTACGAAGGTATGATTGCCGACGTAAAAGCTGCACGTGATATGATTAACACATCAGCTGCCGGCCCAACAGGAGACGTTATTTATATGGGCGATATGGTAAAATGGCAAAAATTTGCCAACTCGTTCCTGGTTAGTTTAGGAATGCAGGTTACTAAAGCCGATGCGGGTATGGCTCAGTCTACTGTAACTGAAGCACTAAACCACTCAGCTGGTGTATTGGAAGATGTTGCTGATGATGCCATTTATACTTTCGATGTGGCTAATGATTTCCCTAACCCATGGGAGTGGATGCGTCCGGCTGACTATGGTGTGTCTGCTGAATTTATTAGCGCATTGCGTGGCGATGGTTTTACATCAAATACTACTTACGACGAACGTATCCAGTATGTTGCTGCCGATCCTTCGTTAGATGGACTACCATACGGTTATAAAACTTACGAAGCAGATAACTC
Above is a genomic segment from uncultured Draconibacterium sp. containing:
- a CDS encoding SusC/RagA family TonB-linked outer membrane protein, translated to MKKIAIFLSILLFMGNLVANAQTKTLTGTVTSAEDDAPIPGVSVSVKGTTLGTITNLDGGFELKAPDDAKTLVFSFIGMKVQEVEIGSQTSFAVALESDMIGIDEVVVTALGISREKKTLSYAAQDVKAEQLDISGNANIKSSIVGKVAGVQMVGQPGAKLGENGTGRLRIRGAISLTSDADPLYVIDGIPVDDPNAVDMGDVESVNVLKGPNATALYGQRAEYGVIMITTKKAKQGGISVEINSNTTFDKVAYLPEYQDLYGQGYDGEDEWTTLNYDAGFAGRAYPEEWSIFDGRRFVYSGYADESWGPAFDGEDYTPWYAMWPESPYYGETRKWEAQPDNIKDFYDTGVTMKNSISISGGGEDFTGRLSVTNLNQNGIMPESEYKKNTISGAFDFDVTDKLQVGVNFNFSKSFLQGDFADGYSNQTTGSFNSWFARDVDMSKLKELKDLQTTSGYHASWNYWGPFYSTYFGTEKAAFWFNPYWYLQEYRNERDRIRLLADVHATYNFNENWNVKVNASTNLYNYKQFWKVPYSIEAAADPDFYNTWNSGFGNTRQTEMENNYNAMVNYQNEFGDFDIDATAGTTYRTNEYDRFRANMPTDSKTQGLVLPDVYTYSNTKLPVTAETYKWEKKVVSAYARASVGWRDMVFVDGTYRQDWSSALPEGKNGYGYPSIGSSFIFTELIDDDSILSFGKLRAGWAQVGNDLAAMRLNQVYPLSTSPYMGAPQMYTNTQMVDPNIKPSLNTSMEFGFDAKFLNNRAGISFTYFNEVREDEIIPITMSSATGNTSFLTNAGKSKRDGIELVLDGTPVQTDDLVWNISVNFGTSNPVVEELPGGLTSMNAPGGTDDWGNVRVVHELDGDWGQLRGRTIRTDDNGNYVINAATGTYAYDTDHYYGSILPDFTGGVFNSLTIKKLVNISASIDFQKGGKFFSLSEMWSGYSGLTAETAALNNNGKNIRDAIEDGGGVHITGVDTDGNPYDGYLDAVTYFAQFQDNAIATPYVHDASYIKLRDVSVTVNLPRKWMSNVFINSASVGFVGRNLWMIAVADDNVHGWDPSELSEAYGENAGLPGTRSYGFNVKLTF
- a CDS encoding SusD/RagB family nutrient-binding outer membrane lipoprotein gives rise to the protein MKKIFIALLSIVLLSTGCDDIDFGDTDQNVNGPAEASTSALLSGAITNFSTRQGRPYRITPTLNVQYLVQLVYNQEMLYADGAGFWQSYYVQTASNCQTVIDICNDPEKATDPTVLANGAIENQKAVAMIFKSVIFKRVTDLFGDVPYTEALNSDILTPVYDDQKKVYEGMIADVKAARDMINTSAAGPTGDVIYMGDMVKWQKFANSFLVSLGMQVTKADAGMAQSTVTEALNHSAGVLEDVADDAIYTFDVANDFPNPWEWMRPADYGVSAEFISALRGDGFTSNTTYDERIQYVAADPSLDGLPYGYKTYEADNSPVAGVIYAADTRLPLLTSAYTYLQRAEAAAHGWTSEDAGAMLKMGIMNSYAKGAAVYGVEIGDGAAYADARVADMATAAGGALQVIAEEKWVDLFPLGYDAWSEWRRTDYPKLTPAADAINDGKIPRRYNYPSGEASLNPTGYDKGVAALNPGTDNNTSRFWWDK